A single window of Aphidius gifuensis isolate YNYX2018 linkage group LG1, ASM1490517v1, whole genome shotgun sequence DNA harbors:
- the LOC122851381 gene encoding eukaryotic translation initiation factor 5A-like — MIGFYLYFCILLSYLISNCSMAEDNLSTSGCNATNTFPVECSALRENFFVMIKSHPCKIVKISPLTRTEVRVTGIDVLSSQKYEDICRSTMDIVEVEEKYYTLLDIHDGYFSLLSRDDRSILRNDLPLPKTDLAKEITAAKSKKLSIVIFCL, encoded by the exons atgattggtttttatttgtatttttgcaTATT acTTTCATACTTAATATCAAACTGCAGTATGGCAGAGGACAACTTGAGTACTAGTGGCTGCAATGCAACAAACACCTTTCCAGTAGAATGCTCAGCATTgcgtgaaaatttttttgtcatgatAAAATCACATCCATgtaaaattgtgaaaatttcACCACTTACTAGAACTGAGGTTCGTGTTACTGGAATTGATGTTTTATCATCCCAGAAGTATGAAGATATCTGCCGTTCAACCATGGATATCGTCGAAGTCgaggaaaaatattataca tTATTAGATATACATGACGGTTATTTTTCCTTATTGTCTCGTGACGATCGTAGTATACTTCGTAACGATCTTCCACTTCCAAAAACTGATTTGGCCAAAGAAATAACTGCTGCTAAATCTAAGAAACTATCAATTgtt aTTTTTTGTCTTTAG
- the LOC122851458 gene encoding serpin B3-like, with the protein MSFGNPTDSVKNMNQWVEKQTNNKIKNFLEADKIDMNTYLFLINALYFKGMWKHSFDKNKTFDKSFYVDNNTPKNVPTMQVTSEIFYKSHEGLGAEIVRLPYQAKDGCDPMSMIIILPNWEQSLSDIQKKLNTVTLESLYPTDKSKMHLYLMGIKDAFTSKANFHGITEQNDISISKVIQQAFIEVNEDGTKAAAATHMGIMPLSAYGGPLDIHVNRPFLFLLATERVILFTGYVNDPTTK; encoded by the exons ATGAGTTTTGGAAATCCTACTGATTCAgtgaaaaatatgaatcaatgggttgaaaaacaaacaaataataaaatcaaaaattttcttgaagCTG ataaaattgatatgaaTACCTATCTTTTTCTCATCAATGCATTATATTTCAAAGGAATGTGGAAACATAgtttcgataaaaataaaacattcgACAAAAGTTTCTATGTTGATAACAATACTCCGAAAAACGTTCCAACTATGCAAGTAACttctgaaatattttataaaagccATGAAGGACTTGGTGCTGAAATTGTTCGGCTTCCTTATCag gcAAAAGATGGATGTGATCCAATGAGCATGATTATCATTTTACCCAATTGGGAACAATCATTGTCcgatattcaaaaaaaattgaatactgTTACACTTGAGTCTTTATATCCaactgataaatcaaaaatgcatttatattta atGGGAATTAAAGATGCATTTACATCCAAAGCCAATTTCCATGGAATCACTGAACAAAATGACATTTCTATCAGTAAAGTTATACAACAAGCATTCATCGAAGTAAATGAGGATGGCACTAAAGCTGCTGCTGCAACAC ataTGGGTATTATGCCCTTGTCAGCGTATGGAGGTCCTCTTGACATACATGTAAATCGTCcgtttctttttcttttggcAACCGAACGTGTTATTCTTTTTACAGGATATGTCAACGACCCaactacaaaataa